In Kitasatospora gansuensis, a genomic segment contains:
- a CDS encoding LacI family DNA-binding transcriptional regulator, producing MTAAANQSGRRPTTSRRLERAGIRDVAAAAGVSITTVSDALNGKGRLPDETRSRVREVAERLGYRPSAAARTLRTGRSGLIGLTVTTYGEEPFTFTEFAYFAEMARAATSAALSRGYALVVLPASSRHDVWGNIALDGTVVIDPPDQDPLVSELYRSGVPVVSDGKPGNCPVTAWVDNDHEAAVLNILDHLSEAGARRIGLLTGTSTDTYTRLSTEAYLDWCRRVGQEPVYETYPAHDPAAGAVAADRLLARPDRPDAVYGLFDPNGTDLLAAARRYGMRVPDDLLLVCCSESDVYAGTEPPITTLSLKPRRIGTTVVNLLIDAIEGVDSGTGVDVGRLFPPRFRTASAGPPPGTLMPTELIVRASSQRRSPRTTVSPPRPPGEV from the coding sequence ATGACAGCAGCAGCCAATCAGAGCGGTCGGCGACCCACCACCTCGCGGCGACTGGAACGGGCCGGCATCCGGGATGTGGCAGCAGCCGCCGGAGTGTCGATCACCACGGTCTCGGACGCCCTGAACGGGAAGGGCCGCCTGCCCGACGAGACCAGAAGCCGAGTCCGCGAGGTGGCCGAGCGCCTCGGCTACCGCCCCTCCGCCGCCGCCCGCACCCTGCGCACGGGCCGGTCCGGCCTGATCGGACTGACCGTCACCACCTACGGCGAGGAGCCGTTCACCTTCACCGAGTTCGCCTACTTCGCCGAGATGGCGCGAGCCGCGACCAGCGCGGCGCTCAGCCGGGGGTACGCGCTGGTCGTGCTCCCCGCCTCCTCCCGGCACGACGTCTGGGGCAACATCGCCCTGGACGGCACCGTGGTCATCGACCCGCCCGACCAGGACCCCCTGGTCAGCGAGCTCTACCGGTCCGGCGTCCCGGTGGTCAGCGACGGCAAGCCGGGCAACTGCCCGGTCACCGCCTGGGTGGACAACGACCACGAGGCCGCCGTGCTCAACATCCTCGACCACCTGAGCGAGGCCGGCGCCCGCCGGATCGGCCTGCTCACCGGCACCTCCACCGACACCTACACCCGGCTCTCCACCGAGGCCTACCTCGACTGGTGCCGCCGGGTCGGCCAGGAGCCGGTCTACGAGACCTACCCCGCCCACGACCCGGCCGCCGGAGCGGTGGCCGCCGACCGACTGCTCGCCCGGCCCGACCGCCCCGACGCGGTCTACGGCCTGTTCGACCCGAACGGCACCGACCTGCTGGCCGCCGCCCGGCGGTACGGGATGCGGGTGCCGGACGACCTGCTGCTGGTCTGCTGCAGCGAGAGCGACGTGTACGCCGGCACCGAGCCGCCGATCACCACCCTGTCGCTGAAACCCCGTCGGATCGGCACCACCGTGGTCAACCTGCTCATCGACGCGATCGAGGGAGTCGACTCCGGTACCGGGGTGGACGTCGGGCGGCTCTTCCCGCCCCGCTTCCGGACCGCCTCGGCGGGCCCGCCGCCGGGGACCCTGATGCCCACCGAACTGATCGTCCGGGCCTCCTCCCAGCGCCGCAGCCCCCGCACCACCGTCAGCCCGCCCCGCCCGCCCGGGGAGGTCTGA
- a CDS encoding DJ-1/PfpI family protein: MNIVIPLFDRFEPLDAIGPYEILGHLPGATVRFVAPETGRVQDVLGALPVEVATHYSEVESCDVLLVPGGGGAYTLTEDRDFLDWVRRIHATTRFTTSVCTGAVVLGAAGLLTGLTATTHWAAVADLEAYGAVYTPERVVRHDRIITSAGVSSGIDMAIRLVALLSDETTAQAIQLYTEYDPQPPYDSGSVAKATPEVLERARTLG; encoded by the coding sequence ATGAACATCGTGATCCCGCTCTTCGACCGCTTCGAGCCGCTCGACGCGATCGGTCCGTACGAGATCCTCGGCCACCTGCCGGGAGCGACGGTACGCTTCGTCGCTCCCGAAACCGGCCGCGTGCAGGACGTGTTGGGCGCACTCCCGGTCGAGGTGGCGACCCACTACTCCGAGGTGGAGTCCTGCGACGTCCTGCTGGTCCCCGGCGGCGGCGGTGCCTACACCCTGACCGAGGACCGGGACTTCCTCGACTGGGTCCGCCGGATCCACGCCACCACCCGCTTCACCACCTCGGTCTGCACCGGCGCCGTCGTCCTCGGCGCGGCCGGCCTGCTCACCGGCCTCACCGCCACCACCCACTGGGCGGCCGTCGCCGACCTCGAGGCGTACGGCGCGGTCTACACCCCCGAGCGCGTCGTCCGGCACGACCGGATCATCACCTCGGCCGGCGTCTCCTCCGGCATCGACATGGCCATCCGGCTGGTCGCCCTGCTCAGCGACGAGACCACCGCGCAGGCCATCCAGCTCTACACCGAGTACGACCCCCAACCCCCGTACGACTCCGGCTCGGTGGCCAAGGCCACCCCCGAGGTCCTGGAGCGCGCCCGCACCCTGGGCTGA
- a CDS encoding DUF5994 family protein, translating into MRIVNLPDSSAGWSSPGMPPLPRLRLERTRGRDGLFDGAWWPRSSDLSAELPDLISALSAHPGGRIRRVGIDPAGWRRLPVAVAANGHPVRVSWCSSSVGTITLTRGDQDQLLLLVVPPGTGEAVATRAMAGAAATGNHTPAAELLAR; encoded by the coding sequence ATGAGGATCGTCAATCTCCCCGACAGTTCCGCTGGTTGGTCCAGCCCCGGGATGCCGCCGCTGCCCCGGCTGCGGCTGGAGCGGACGCGTGGCCGGGACGGTCTCTTCGACGGGGCCTGGTGGCCCCGTTCCTCCGACCTCAGTGCCGAGCTGCCCGACCTGATCAGCGCGCTCTCCGCGCACCCGGGCGGCCGGATCCGCCGGGTCGGGATCGACCCGGCGGGCTGGCGTCGCCTGCCGGTCGCGGTGGCCGCGAACGGCCATCCGGTGCGGGTGAGTTGGTGCTCGTCCAGCGTGGGCACCATCACCCTGACCCGGGGTGACCAGGACCAGCTGCTGCTCCTGGTCGTCCCGCCGGGCACCGGCGAAGCCGTCGCGACGCGCGCGATGGCCGGCGCGGCCGCCACCGGCAACCACACCCCGGCGGCCGAACTGCTGGCGCGGTAG
- a CDS encoding ABC transporter permease: MIAWQMIRFAFGGLAANKVRSALTMLGVLIGVAAVILLLAVGNGSSVAVKNSITALGTNSLTVSSSNLRGSATAAKPLTVKDAKALAEAQAPAIKSVAPVVTTSGTALYGNISHAPGSIVGTYPAYFETANQKIAKGDYFSNDDVLNSRKVAVIGSTTATQLFAGEDPVGKRIVIGGTPFTVTGVLQTKGSSGFNDPDDVVIAPLPTVQNAFTGFGSVNQILVQASSAESTTEAQAEISRVLLGAHAIADPTKADFRISNQTSLLTARESTTKTFTVLLGAVAAISLLVGGIGITNIMLVTVTERTREIGIRKALGAPRAAILGQFLTESTLLSVLGAGLGVAAGLFGARFTIVGITPVVIPESVLGAFAIAVAIGLFFGSYPANRAAALRPIEALRHE; this comes from the coding sequence GTGATCGCCTGGCAGATGATCCGCTTCGCCTTCGGCGGCCTGGCCGCCAACAAGGTCCGGTCCGCGCTGACCATGCTCGGTGTGCTGATCGGGGTGGCCGCCGTGATCCTGCTGCTCGCGGTCGGCAACGGCTCCTCGGTCGCGGTGAAGAACTCCATCACCGCGCTCGGCACCAACTCACTCACCGTCAGCTCCAGCAACCTGCGCGGCTCGGCCACCGCCGCCAAGCCGCTCACGGTCAAGGACGCCAAGGCGCTGGCCGAGGCGCAGGCCCCGGCCATCAAGTCCGTCGCCCCGGTGGTCACCACCTCGGGCACGGCGCTGTACGGGAACATCTCGCACGCGCCGGGCTCGATCGTCGGCACCTACCCGGCGTACTTCGAGACCGCCAACCAGAAGATCGCCAAGGGCGACTACTTCTCCAACGACGACGTGCTCAACTCCCGCAAGGTGGCGGTGATCGGCTCCACCACCGCGACCCAGCTGTTCGCCGGTGAGGACCCGGTCGGCAAGCGGATCGTGATCGGCGGCACCCCGTTCACCGTGACCGGTGTGCTGCAGACCAAGGGCAGCAGCGGCTTCAACGACCCGGACGACGTGGTGATCGCACCCCTGCCCACCGTGCAGAACGCGTTCACCGGCTTCGGCTCGGTGAACCAGATCCTGGTGCAGGCGAGCAGCGCCGAATCGACCACCGAGGCGCAGGCCGAGATCAGCCGGGTGCTGCTCGGTGCGCACGCGATCGCCGACCCGACCAAGGCGGACTTCCGGATCAGCAACCAGACCTCGCTGCTGACCGCCCGAGAGTCCACCACCAAGACCTTCACCGTGCTGCTCGGCGCGGTGGCCGCGATCTCGCTGCTGGTCGGCGGGATCGGGATCACCAACATCATGCTGGTCACCGTGACCGAGCGGACCAGGGAGATCGGCATCCGCAAGGCGCTCGGCGCGCCCCGGGCCGCTATCCTCGGCCAGTTCCTCACCGAGTCGACCCTGCTCTCCGTGCTCGGCGCGGGGCTCGGGGTGGCGGCCGGCCTGTTCGGGGCCCGGTTCACCATCGTCGGCATCACCCCGGTGGTGATCCCCGAATCGGTGCTCGGGGCGTTCGCGATCGCGGTCGCCATCGGCCTGTTCTTCGGCAGCTACCCCGCCAACCGGGCCGCCGCGCTGCGCCCCATCGAAGCCCTCCGCCACGAATAA
- a CDS encoding response regulator transcription factor, producing the protein MSPTSAATGEAYLLVVDDEPNIRELLSASLRFSGFRVASAATGEEALSSIAAERPDLVVLDVMLPDLDGFAVVERLREQAQWPQPADHVPVLFLTAKDGTTDKVHGLAAGADDYVTKPFSLEELIARIRAILRRAGGPVEDGRLTVGDLTLDPTAHEVTRADQPIGLSPTEFKLLHYLMANVNRVVSKAQILDHVWAYDFGGDLSIVESYVSYLRRKLDSGPAHGPKLIHTVRGIGYALRRPL; encoded by the coding sequence ATGAGCCCGACCAGTGCCGCCACGGGTGAGGCGTACCTGCTGGTGGTGGACGACGAGCCGAACATCCGCGAACTGCTCTCCGCCTCCCTCCGGTTCTCCGGCTTCCGGGTGGCCTCGGCCGCCACCGGCGAGGAGGCGCTCAGCTCGATCGCGGCCGAGCGCCCCGACCTGGTGGTGCTCGACGTGATGCTCCCCGACCTGGACGGCTTCGCCGTGGTCGAGCGGCTCCGCGAGCAGGCCCAGTGGCCGCAGCCGGCCGACCACGTGCCGGTGCTCTTCCTCACCGCCAAGGACGGCACCACCGACAAGGTGCACGGGCTGGCGGCCGGCGCGGACGACTACGTCACCAAGCCGTTCAGCCTGGAGGAGCTGATCGCCCGGATCCGGGCGATCCTGCGCCGGGCCGGCGGCCCGGTCGAGGACGGCCGGCTGACGGTCGGTGACCTGACCCTCGATCCGACCGCGCACGAGGTGACCAGGGCGGACCAGCCGATCGGCCTGTCGCCGACCGAGTTCAAGCTGCTGCACTACCTGATGGCCAACGTGAACCGGGTGGTCTCCAAGGCGCAGATCCTCGACCACGTCTGGGCCTACGACTTCGGCGGCGACCTCTCCATCGTCGAGTCGTACGTCTCCTACCTGCGCCGCAAGCTCGACTCGGGCCCGGCCCACGGGCCCAAGCTGATCCACACCGTCCGCGGCATCGGCTACGCGCTCCGCCGCCCGCTCTAG
- a CDS encoding metallophosphoesterase — protein sequence MTPEDRLPGPELPESGHRQQQDLDVLPYGSYFEPPEPVGGYGYDATYSGYGGARFLEQHWPTASQTAPAFGEPALSEPAFPETAPSDDPPTIELGPPVPAEELHYPYPQPEPGEAPGPLYVVGDVHGYLDELLAALHQQGLIDAEGRWSAGRSRLWFLGDFTDRGPDGIGVIDLVMQLAAEAAAAGGYCRALMGNHELLFLGAARYGDEPVQSTAGTASFLAAWRLNGGQQTDLERLEAHHVSWLSRLPAIALEDGHLLLHSDTTAYLEYGATIDDVNESVHRLLAGEGADEWWDCFRRFTKRFAFRGEAGAQAVHELLGAYGGHRVVHGHSPIPYLTGTAHAEDGAPPHIPGPYIYADELAIAMDGGVTMDGRLLVARLPLN from the coding sequence ATGACACCCGAGGACCGCCTCCCCGGACCTGAGCTGCCCGAGTCAGGCCACCGCCAGCAGCAGGACCTCGACGTGCTCCCGTACGGCTCCTACTTCGAACCGCCCGAGCCGGTGGGCGGCTACGGCTACGACGCCACCTACAGCGGTTACGGCGGTGCCCGCTTCCTGGAACAGCACTGGCCGACGGCCAGTCAGACCGCCCCCGCCTTCGGGGAACCCGCCCTCTCGGAACCCGCTTTTCCGGAGACGGCCCCCTCGGACGACCCGCCGACCATCGAGCTCGGTCCCCCGGTGCCCGCCGAGGAGCTGCACTACCCCTACCCGCAGCCCGAGCCCGGCGAGGCGCCCGGCCCGCTGTACGTGGTCGGCGACGTGCACGGCTACCTCGACGAGCTGCTGGCCGCGCTGCACCAGCAGGGCCTGATCGACGCGGAGGGCCGCTGGTCGGCCGGCCGGTCCCGGCTCTGGTTCCTCGGTGACTTCACCGACCGCGGCCCCGACGGCATCGGTGTGATCGACCTGGTGATGCAGCTGGCCGCCGAGGCCGCCGCCGCCGGTGGGTACTGCCGGGCCCTGATGGGCAATCACGAACTGCTCTTCCTGGGCGCCGCCCGGTACGGCGACGAGCCGGTGCAGTCCACGGCCGGCACCGCCTCCTTCCTGGCCGCCTGGCGGCTGAACGGCGGTCAGCAGACCGACCTGGAACGGCTGGAGGCCCACCACGTCAGCTGGCTCTCCCGGCTGCCCGCGATCGCCCTGGAGGACGGCCACCTGCTGCTGCACTCCGACACCACCGCCTACCTCGAGTACGGCGCCACCATCGACGACGTCAACGAGTCGGTGCACCGGCTGCTGGCCGGCGAGGGCGCGGACGAGTGGTGGGACTGCTTCCGCCGCTTCACCAAGCGGTTCGCCTTCCGCGGCGAGGCGGGGGCGCAGGCGGTGCACGAGCTGCTCGGCGCGTACGGCGGCCACCGGGTGGTGCACGGCCACAGCCCGATCCCGTACCTGACCGGCACCGCGCACGCCGAGGACGGCGCGCCGCCGCACATCCCGGGCCCGTACATCTACGCGGACGAGCTAGCGATCGCGATGGACGGCGGGGTCACCATGGACGGGCGGCTGCTGGTCGCCCGGCTGCCGCTGAACTGA
- a CDS encoding CBS domain-containing protein has product MTSYPTTDRLTVANALESHDFQITDDRTIGHANEIFGSAHVPYLLVRDHDGRCEGLLTRIGMSPFLSRSPYSERTLVGATAHQRGPFAWPTMSLAVAALAMQTKHLTVWPVTDDDGYLLGVITSARVTDLLTPA; this is encoded by the coding sequence GTGACCAGCTACCCGACCACCGACCGGCTGACCGTCGCCAACGCTCTGGAGAGCCACGACTTCCAGATCACCGACGACCGGACCATCGGCCACGCCAACGAGATCTTCGGCAGCGCGCACGTCCCCTACCTGCTGGTCCGTGACCACGACGGCCGCTGCGAGGGGCTGCTCACCCGGATCGGCATGAGCCCCTTCCTCTCCCGCTCCCCGTACTCCGAGCGAACCCTGGTCGGTGCCACGGCCCACCAGCGCGGCCCGTTCGCCTGGCCCACCATGAGTCTGGCGGTGGCCGCCCTGGCGATGCAGACCAAGCACCTGACGGTCTGGCCGGTCACCGACGACGACGGCTACCTGCTCGGCGTCATCACCTCGGCCCGGGTCACCGATCTGCTGACACCGGCGTGA
- a CDS encoding DUF5666 domain-containing protein, protein MTTDDPMPQDPLATPPDARDVTAELAAAPRRRLPWPTLVLSGAVLATLAFAGGVQYQKSNGTPDGQQRAARTNQQSTGQNGYPGGGNRRAQNGTGGTGNQPGFTRGTVKAVDGSTVYLTDANGNTVKVTTTDATKVQLAKEGKAADLQPGQTVTVVGTPDASGGYAATQLTEGGALGGFGGARPGAAASPTG, encoded by the coding sequence ATGACCACCGACGATCCGATGCCTCAGGACCCGCTCGCCACCCCGCCCGACGCCCGGGACGTGACCGCCGAGCTGGCCGCGGCCCCCCGGCGCCGGCTGCCCTGGCCGACCCTGGTGCTCTCCGGTGCCGTGCTCGCCACCCTCGCCTTCGCGGGCGGCGTCCAGTACCAGAAGAGCAACGGCACCCCGGACGGCCAACAGCGGGCGGCGAGGACCAACCAGCAGTCGACGGGCCAGAACGGCTACCCCGGCGGCGGCAACCGCCGCGCCCAGAACGGGACCGGCGGCACCGGCAACCAGCCCGGCTTCACCCGGGGCACCGTCAAAGCGGTGGACGGCTCGACCGTCTACCTGACCGACGCCAACGGAAACACCGTCAAGGTCACCACCACCGACGCGACCAAGGTGCAGCTCGCGAAGGAGGGCAAGGCCGCCGACCTGCAGCCCGGCCAGACCGTCACCGTGGTCGGCACCCCGGACGCCTCCGGCGGTTACGCGGCCACCCAGCTGACCGAGGGCGGCGCCCTGGGCGGCTTCGGCGGCGCCCGCCCCGGCGCGGCGGCCTCCCCCACCGGCTGA
- the hisC gene encoding histidinol-phosphate transaminase, whose amino-acid sequence MTGTAAQGPRLRPTLDGIPTYKPGKPASADAYKLSSNENPYEPLPGVLDAAVAAAGSFNRYPDMASSELVAELAARFEVPLEHVVLGTGSVGVAQSLVLSTAGPGDEVIFAWRSFEAYPIITQVAGATPVPVPLTAGEEHDLDAMLAAITPRTRLIFVCNPNNPTGTVIHRAELERFLDAVPSDVLVVVDEAYIEFIRDERVPNGLDLYRGRPNVCVLRTFSKAYGLAGLRVGFAVAHEPVATALRKTAVPFGVSQLAQDAAVASLRAEDALLVRVEALVAERGRVAAALAAQGWELADTQANFVWLRLGERTLDFAAACAAAGVVVRPFPGEGVRVTIGEAAGNDIFLTTAETFRKSL is encoded by the coding sequence GTGACCGGTACGGCAGCGCAGGGTCCCCGGCTGAGGCCGACCCTGGACGGCATCCCGACCTACAAGCCCGGCAAGCCGGCCAGCGCCGACGCGTACAAGCTGTCCTCCAACGAGAACCCGTACGAGCCGCTCCCCGGCGTGCTGGACGCGGCCGTCGCGGCGGCCGGCTCGTTCAACCGCTACCCGGACATGGCCTCCAGCGAGCTGGTCGCCGAGCTCGCGGCCCGCTTCGAGGTGCCGCTCGAGCACGTCGTGCTCGGTACCGGCTCGGTCGGCGTCGCGCAGTCCCTGGTGCTCTCCACCGCGGGGCCCGGCGACGAGGTGATCTTCGCCTGGCGCTCCTTCGAGGCGTACCCGATCATCACCCAGGTCGCCGGGGCCACCCCCGTCCCGGTCCCGCTCACCGCCGGTGAGGAGCACGACCTGGACGCGATGCTCGCCGCGATCACCCCGCGGACCCGGCTGATCTTCGTCTGCAACCCGAACAACCCCACCGGCACGGTGATCCACCGCGCCGAGCTGGAGCGCTTCCTGGACGCCGTCCCGAGCGACGTCCTGGTCGTGGTCGACGAGGCGTACATCGAGTTCATCCGGGACGAGCGGGTGCCGAACGGCCTCGACCTCTACCGCGGCCGCCCCAACGTCTGCGTGCTGCGCACCTTCTCCAAGGCGTACGGTCTGGCGGGCCTGCGGGTCGGCTTCGCCGTCGCGCACGAGCCGGTGGCCACCGCGCTGCGCAAGACCGCCGTCCCGTTCGGCGTCAGCCAGCTCGCCCAGGACGCCGCGGTCGCCTCGCTGCGCGCCGAGGACGCCCTGCTGGTCCGGGTCGAGGCGCTGGTCGCCGAGCGCGGCCGGGTCGCCGCCGCACTGGCCGCCCAGGGCTGGGAACTCGCCGACACCCAGGCCAACTTCGTCTGGCTCCGGCTCGGCGAGCGCACCCTCGACTTCGCCGCCGCCTGCGCCGCGGCCGGCGTCGTGGTCCGCCCGTTCCCCGGCGAGGGCGTCCGCGTCACCATCGGCGAGGCGGCCGGCAACGACATCTTCCTGACCACCGCCGAGACCTTCCGCAAGTCGCTCTGA
- a CDS encoding efflux RND transporter periplasmic adaptor subunit, producing MKALPRRRAAVLVNSALVVALLGGAVVVYTTLDSGTSTAASKSPTRSVTVSKGTVLATVSGSGALSSPSDAGQDFVTGGKLTAVKVSVGDAVKKGDVLATVATTEAQQQVDAAKRALTTAEANLTKAEAGQKVTTSTPGTTDAKTGKQAPATSTTTTEVDDAQVAQAEQQVETAQTSLANAQTALTGTTLTASVDGTVASVSGKVGDTVTGSGTKSTGSTTTTSSAPTGFIVLTNPTGMRVTASFSELDSLKLKKGASATVTLNAQSDTKLNATVLSVSSLPNSSSGSGAGSSSAVQYSAVLQITGDTSKLRTGLSATISVITGQADNALSVPTAALSGTGSARTATLVKPDGSTERVSVTVGVEGDNAVQVLEGLKEGDQVQLISTTVSGTNGFPSGNFPGLGVAGGGAQTGGGARNGGTGGTR from the coding sequence ATGAAGGCGCTCCCTCGACGGCGTGCTGCCGTCCTCGTCAACTCCGCGCTCGTGGTGGCCCTGCTGGGTGGAGCGGTGGTGGTGTACACCACGCTCGACAGCGGGACCAGTACGGCGGCCAGCAAGTCACCGACCCGGTCGGTCACCGTCTCGAAGGGCACGGTCCTGGCCACGGTGTCCGGATCGGGTGCCCTGTCGTCACCGTCCGACGCCGGGCAGGACTTCGTCACCGGCGGGAAGCTGACCGCCGTGAAGGTCTCGGTCGGGGACGCGGTGAAGAAGGGGGACGTGCTGGCGACGGTGGCCACTACCGAGGCGCAGCAGCAGGTGGACGCCGCCAAGAGAGCGCTGACCACGGCCGAGGCGAACCTGACCAAGGCCGAGGCGGGCCAGAAGGTCACCACCAGCACGCCGGGCACGACGGACGCCAAGACCGGGAAGCAGGCCCCGGCGACCAGCACGACCACCACCGAGGTGGACGACGCCCAGGTGGCCCAGGCCGAGCAGCAGGTGGAGACCGCCCAGACCAGCCTGGCCAACGCCCAGACCGCGCTGACCGGCACCACGCTGACCGCCTCGGTGGACGGCACGGTGGCCTCGGTCTCGGGCAAGGTCGGTGACACGGTGACCGGCAGCGGCACCAAGAGCACCGGCAGCACGACCACCACCAGCTCGGCCCCGACCGGCTTCATCGTGCTGACCAACCCCACCGGCATGCGGGTCACCGCGAGCTTCTCCGAGCTGGACTCGCTCAAGCTGAAGAAGGGGGCCTCGGCCACCGTCACCCTGAACGCGCAGTCCGACACCAAGCTCAACGCCACGGTGCTGTCGGTGAGTTCACTCCCCAACAGCAGCAGCGGCAGCGGCGCCGGCAGCAGCAGCGCGGTGCAGTACAGCGCGGTCCTGCAGATCACCGGCGACACCAGCAAGCTCCGTACCGGCCTGAGCGCCACCATCTCGGTGATCACCGGTCAGGCAGACAACGCGCTCTCCGTGCCGACCGCCGCGCTCTCCGGCACCGGCAGCGCCCGGACCGCGACCCTGGTCAAGCCGGACGGCAGCACCGAGCGGGTCAGCGTGACCGTCGGGGTCGAGGGCGACAACGCCGTCCAGGTGCTGGAGGGGCTGAAGGAGGGTGACCAGGTCCAGCTGATCAGCACCACGGTCAGCGGCACCAACGGCTTCCCGAGCGGCAACTTCCCCGGCCTCGGAGTGGCCGGCGGCGGTGCCCAGACCGGCGGCGGTGCGCGCAACGGCGGTACGGGCGGCACGCGTTGA
- a CDS encoding ABC transporter ATP-binding protein — protein MASKPPVIQLRGVAKRYGHGDATVHALRGPDGPDGSPLGVSLDIEEGDFVAVMGSSGSGKSTLMNILGCLDVPTSGRYLLDGTDVGHLDEHQLSLVRNRKIGFIFQSFNLVPRTTALAQVELPLAYAGVRSAERRRRALAALDRVGLADRAGHKPNELSGGQQQRVAVARALVTAPAMLLADEPTGNLDSRSTDEVLTIIEGLNRTGRTVVLITHEDEVAERAKRVIRLVDGAIASDVRQGVAV, from the coding sequence ATGGCGAGCAAGCCTCCGGTCATCCAGCTCCGCGGGGTCGCCAAGCGCTACGGCCACGGTGACGCCACCGTGCACGCGCTGCGCGGGCCGGACGGGCCCGACGGCAGCCCGCTCGGCGTCAGCCTGGACATCGAGGAGGGCGACTTCGTTGCGGTGATGGGCAGTTCGGGTTCCGGCAAGTCCACCCTGATGAACATCCTGGGCTGCCTGGACGTCCCGACCTCGGGCCGTTACCTGCTGGACGGCACCGATGTCGGGCACCTGGACGAGCACCAGCTCTCGCTGGTCCGCAACCGCAAGATCGGCTTCATCTTCCAGTCGTTCAACCTGGTGCCCCGCACCACCGCGCTGGCGCAGGTGGAGCTCCCGCTCGCGTACGCGGGCGTACGCTCCGCCGAGCGCCGCCGCCGCGCGCTGGCCGCGCTGGACCGGGTCGGGCTGGCCGACCGGGCCGGGCACAAGCCGAACGAGCTCTCCGGCGGCCAGCAGCAACGTGTCGCGGTGGCACGGGCGTTGGTGACTGCCCCGGCCATGCTGCTGGCGGACGAACCGACCGGCAACCTGGACAGCCGCTCCACCGACGAGGTGCTCACCATCATCGAAGGACTCAACCGGACCGGCCGCACGGTCGTCCTGATCACCCACGAGGACGAGGTCGCCGAGCGGGCCAAGCGCGTGATCCGCCTGGTCGACGGCGCCATCGCCTCGGACGTCCGGCAGGGGGTGGCGGTGTGA